A genomic segment from Syngnathus scovelli strain Florida chromosome 3, RoL_Ssco_1.2, whole genome shotgun sequence encodes:
- the egr3 gene encoding early growth response protein 3 isoform X2, whose protein sequence is MTGKVADKLPLTMSSLINSIPDSLYPEEDVPTSMNIFTSTESINHYSQMNAAGMGGEKAGGEIQYGSSFQSNRSGQTVTYLGKFAFDTPPSGGIGGSGWCSDNNIISLVSAGILGVSPSSGTVSAQTPSSAAGMGGQNSDMEQVYGPPLPAYSTCGDLYQDQVSFHHSPAGGTALAYPANDYHSTSKGSMDGSLFSMIPDYNLFHHQGEVSVMEHKPFQTMDPIRVNPPPITPLETIRAFKDKQQIHPGFIGGQQHAPSHHPPPQTLTLKPIRPRKYPNRPSKTPVHERPHACPAENCDRRFSRSDELTRHLRIHTGHKPFQCRICMRSFSRSDHLTTHIRTHTGEKPFSCEFCGRKFARSDERKRHAKVHLKQKDKKAADKGNGVLGSHSSPPGSCGGPTMGPS, encoded by the exons ATGACCGGGAAAGTGGCGGACAAGCTTCCTCTTACCATGAGCAGTCTAATAAACAGCATCCCCGACAGCCTGTACCCAGAAGAGGACGTTCCCACCTCCATGAACATTTTCACCAGCACGGAATCTATTAACCACTACTCGCAGATGAACGCGGCGG GCATGGGAGGCGAGAAAGCCGGTGGAGAGATTCAGTACGGCTCCAGCTTCCAGTCCAACCGGAGCGGGCAGACCGTCACCTACCTGGGCAAGTTCGCCTTCGACACGCCTCCCTCGGGCGGCATCGGCGGCTCGGGCTGGTGCTCCGACAACAACATCATCAGTCTGGTCAGCGCGGGGATCCTCGGCGTTTCTCCGTCGTCGGGCACGGTAAGCGCCCAGACGCCGTCCTCGGCGGCCGGCATGGGAGGACAGAACTCGGACATGGAGCAGGTTTACGGGCCGCCGCTGCCCGCCTACTCCACCTGCGGCGACCTATACCAGGACCAGGTGTCCTTCCACCACAGTCCCGCCGGCGGCACGGCCCTGGCCTACCCCGCCAATGACTATCACTCCACGTCCAAAGGCTCCATGGACGGCAGCCTCTTCTCCATGATCCCCGACTACAACCTCTTCCATCACCAGGGGGAGGTCAGCGTGATGGAGCACAAGCCCTTCCAGACTATGGACCCCATCCGGGTCAACCCTCCGCCCATCACCCCTCTGGAAACCATCCGAGCGTTCAAAGACAAGCAGCAAATCCACCCGGGTTTCATCGGCGGCCAGCAGCACGCTCCTTCCCACCACCCTCCCCCGCAAACTCTGACGCTCAAACCCATCCGGCCGCGCAAATACCCCAACCGGCCCAGCAAAACGCCGGTCCACGAACGTCCGCACGCCTGCCCGGCGGAGAACTGCGACCGGCGCTTCTCGCGTTCGGACGAGCTGACGCGCCACCTGCGCATCCACACGGGCCACAAGCCCTTCCAGTGTCGGATATGCATGCGCTCGTTCAGCCGCAGCGACCACCTGACCACGCACATCCGCACGCACACCGGCGAGAAACCCTTCTCCTGCGAGTTCTGCGGACGCAAGTTCGCCCGCAGCGACGAGAGAAAGCGACACGCTAAGGTTCACCTGAAACAGAAGGACAAGAAAGCGGCCGACAAGGGCAACGGAGTGCTCGGGAGCCACAGTTCCCCGCCCGGCTCCTGCGGAGGCCCCACCATGGGGCCCTCGTGA
- the egr3 gene encoding early growth response protein 3 isoform X1 yields the protein MTGKVADKLPLTMSSLINSIPDSLYPEEDVPTSMNIFTSTESINHYSQMNAADNIMDIGMGGEKAGGEIQYGSSFQSNRSGQTVTYLGKFAFDTPPSGGIGGSGWCSDNNIISLVSAGILGVSPSSGTVSAQTPSSAAGMGGQNSDMEQVYGPPLPAYSTCGDLYQDQVSFHHSPAGGTALAYPANDYHSTSKGSMDGSLFSMIPDYNLFHHQGEVSVMEHKPFQTMDPIRVNPPPITPLETIRAFKDKQQIHPGFIGGQQHAPSHHPPPQTLTLKPIRPRKYPNRPSKTPVHERPHACPAENCDRRFSRSDELTRHLRIHTGHKPFQCRICMRSFSRSDHLTTHIRTHTGEKPFSCEFCGRKFARSDERKRHAKVHLKQKDKKAADKGNGVLGSHSSPPGSCGGPTMGPS from the exons ATGACCGGGAAAGTGGCGGACAAGCTTCCTCTTACCATGAGCAGTCTAATAAACAGCATCCCCGACAGCCTGTACCCAGAAGAGGACGTTCCCACCTCCATGAACATTTTCACCAGCACGGAATCTATTAACCACTACTCGCAGATGAACGCGGCGG ATAATATCATGGATATAGGCATGGGAGGCGAGAAAGCCGGTGGAGAGATTCAGTACGGCTCCAGCTTCCAGTCCAACCGGAGCGGGCAGACCGTCACCTACCTGGGCAAGTTCGCCTTCGACACGCCTCCCTCGGGCGGCATCGGCGGCTCGGGCTGGTGCTCCGACAACAACATCATCAGTCTGGTCAGCGCGGGGATCCTCGGCGTTTCTCCGTCGTCGGGCACGGTAAGCGCCCAGACGCCGTCCTCGGCGGCCGGCATGGGAGGACAGAACTCGGACATGGAGCAGGTTTACGGGCCGCCGCTGCCCGCCTACTCCACCTGCGGCGACCTATACCAGGACCAGGTGTCCTTCCACCACAGTCCCGCCGGCGGCACGGCCCTGGCCTACCCCGCCAATGACTATCACTCCACGTCCAAAGGCTCCATGGACGGCAGCCTCTTCTCCATGATCCCCGACTACAACCTCTTCCATCACCAGGGGGAGGTCAGCGTGATGGAGCACAAGCCCTTCCAGACTATGGACCCCATCCGGGTCAACCCTCCGCCCATCACCCCTCTGGAAACCATCCGAGCGTTCAAAGACAAGCAGCAAATCCACCCGGGTTTCATCGGCGGCCAGCAGCACGCTCCTTCCCACCACCCTCCCCCGCAAACTCTGACGCTCAAACCCATCCGGCCGCGCAAATACCCCAACCGGCCCAGCAAAACGCCGGTCCACGAACGTCCGCACGCCTGCCCGGCGGAGAACTGCGACCGGCGCTTCTCGCGTTCGGACGAGCTGACGCGCCACCTGCGCATCCACACGGGCCACAAGCCCTTCCAGTGTCGGATATGCATGCGCTCGTTCAGCCGCAGCGACCACCTGACCACGCACATCCGCACGCACACCGGCGAGAAACCCTTCTCCTGCGAGTTCTGCGGACGCAAGTTCGCCCGCAGCGACGAGAGAAAGCGACACGCTAAGGTTCACCTGAAACAGAAGGACAAGAAAGCGGCCGACAAGGGCAACGGAGTGCTCGGGAGCCACAGTTCCCCGCCCGGCTCCTGCGGAGGCCCCACCATGGGGCCCTCGTGA